One Candidatus Binatia bacterium genomic window, GTGGCCTCCGAGACGGCAGCATGCCACCCATCCTGCTGCTGGCGTTGCTCGACGTCGAGGAGATCGACGCCGACCTCTACCGCGGTCACAACGAGAGTGGCCGCCCCGGCCGCATCTTCGGCGGGCAGGTGGCCTCGCAGTCGCTGGTGGCGGCC contains:
- a CDS encoding acyl-CoA thioesterase II; this translates as MPPILLLALLDVEEIDADLYRGHNESGRPGRIFGGQVASQSLVAA